The following coding sequences are from one Aeromicrobium duanguangcaii window:
- the tkt gene encoding transketolase: MTHSPHASEPTLDWSELDDRAVNTARLLAADAVQKAGHGHPGTAMSLAPAAYLIYQKLMRHDPADPSWIGRDRFVLSCGHSSLTQYIQLYLAGYPMTLEDLKSLRTWGSQTPGHPEYGHTPGVEVTTGPLGQGVANAVGMAMAARRERGLFDPFAGPGESPFDHDIYAICSDGDLQEGVSGEASSLAGLQQLGNLTLLYDDNKISIEDDTDVAFTEDVALRYEAYGWHVQTVDWTHGGGEYREDVHALADAFAAAKRVTDRPSLIVLRTIIAWPAPNAQNTGASHGSALGADEIKATKELLGFDPEVDFAVADEVLEHTRQALERGEQAHEEWQTRFDLWVTANGERKALLDRMISRELPEGWDANLPVYEPSEKGVATRVASGDFLTAAAATLPELWGGSADLAGSNNTTPKDQPSFLPPQNSTKKFTGDWYGRVLHFGIREHAMGSIMNGIALHGPTRPYGGTFLVFSDYMRPAVRLAALQELPVTYVWTHDSIGLGEDGPTHQPVEHLAALRTIPGLDVVRPADANETVAVWSTILHRYHRPAALALSRQNLPVFPRDGEYAPASEAAKGAYVLLDSPADLHHATPDVILVATGSEVQLAVAARAALAEEGIAARVVSMPCREWFEEQDQAYRDSVIPPHVRARVAIEAAVAFGWRDIVGDAGRIVSLEHFGASASYTELYDRFGITALAAAEAARESILAAQHEGGVPVFARPTGPVLPDTTH, encoded by the coding sequence GTGACCCACAGCCCTCACGCATCTGAACCGACGCTCGACTGGTCGGAGCTGGACGACCGCGCGGTCAACACGGCGCGACTGCTGGCGGCCGACGCCGTCCAGAAGGCCGGACACGGCCACCCCGGGACCGCCATGAGCCTGGCGCCCGCCGCCTACCTGATCTACCAGAAGCTGATGCGGCACGATCCCGCAGATCCGTCGTGGATCGGGCGCGACCGCTTCGTGCTCTCGTGCGGCCACTCGAGCCTCACGCAGTACATCCAGCTGTACCTGGCGGGCTACCCGATGACGCTCGAGGACCTGAAGTCCCTGCGCACCTGGGGCAGCCAGACCCCGGGCCACCCCGAGTACGGGCACACCCCCGGCGTCGAGGTCACCACCGGCCCGCTCGGCCAGGGCGTCGCCAACGCGGTCGGCATGGCGATGGCCGCCCGCCGCGAGCGCGGCCTCTTCGATCCCTTCGCCGGTCCGGGCGAGAGCCCGTTCGACCACGACATCTACGCCATCTGCTCCGACGGCGACCTGCAGGAGGGCGTCTCGGGCGAGGCCTCCTCGCTCGCGGGCCTGCAGCAGCTGGGCAACCTCACCCTCCTGTACGACGACAACAAGATCTCCATCGAGGACGACACCGACGTCGCGTTCACCGAGGACGTCGCGCTTCGTTACGAGGCCTACGGCTGGCACGTCCAGACCGTCGACTGGACCCACGGCGGCGGCGAGTACCGCGAGGACGTCCATGCCCTGGCGGACGCGTTCGCGGCTGCCAAGCGCGTCACCGACCGTCCCAGCCTCATCGTCCTGCGCACGATCATCGCCTGGCCCGCCCCGAACGCCCAGAACACGGGCGCCTCGCACGGCTCGGCCCTCGGCGCGGACGAGATCAAGGCCACCAAGGAGCTGCTCGGCTTCGATCCCGAGGTCGACTTCGCGGTCGCCGACGAGGTCCTCGAGCACACCCGCCAGGCCCTAGAGCGCGGCGAGCAGGCCCATGAGGAGTGGCAGACCCGCTTCGACCTGTGGGTCACCGCCAACGGCGAGCGCAAGGCGCTGCTCGATCGGATGATCAGCCGCGAGCTGCCCGAGGGCTGGGACGCGAACCTCCCCGTCTACGAGCCCAGCGAGAAGGGCGTCGCCACCCGCGTCGCCTCGGGCGACTTCCTCACGGCCGCCGCCGCGACGCTGCCCGAGCTGTGGGGCGGCTCGGCCGACCTCGCCGGCTCGAACAACACGACGCCCAAGGACCAGCCGTCCTTCCTGCCGCCGCAGAACTCGACCAAGAAGTTCACCGGCGACTGGTACGGCCGGGTGCTCCACTTCGGCATCCGCGAGCACGCCATGGGCTCGATCATGAACGGCATCGCCCTGCACGGGCCCACGCGCCCGTACGGCGGCACGTTCCTGGTCTTCAGCGACTACATGCGCCCCGCCGTCCGGCTGGCCGCGCTGCAGGAGCTGCCGGTCACGTACGTCTGGACGCACGACTCGATCGGCCTGGGCGAGGACGGACCGACGCACCAGCCGGTCGAGCACCTCGCCGCCCTGCGCACGATCCCCGGCCTGGACGTCGTCCGTCCCGCGGACGCCAACGAGACCGTGGCCGTCTGGTCGACGATCCTGCACCGCTACCACCGGCCCGCCGCCCTGGCCCTCAGCCGGCAGAACCTGCCGGTCTTCCCACGCGACGGCGAGTACGCGCCGGCGTCCGAGGCCGCCAAGGGCGCGTACGTCCTGCTCGACTCCCCCGCCGACCTGCACCACGCGACGCCCGACGTGATCCTCGTGGCCACCGGCTCCGAGGTGCAGCTGGCCGTGGCCGCCCGCGCGGCGCTGGCCGAGGAGGGCATCGCGGCGCGTGTCGTCTCGATGCCGTGCCGCGAATGGTTCGAGGAGCAGGACCAGGCCTACCGCGACAGCGTCATCCCGCCGCACGTCCGCGCCCGCGTCGCCATCGAGGCGGCCGTGGCGTTCGGCTGGCGCGACATCGTCGGCGATGCCGGCCGCATCGTCTCGCTCGAGCACTTCGGCGCCTCGGCGTCGTACACCGAGCTCTACGACCGCTTCGGCATCACCGCGCTGGCCGCGGCCGAGGCGGCCCGGGAGTCCATCCTGGCAGCGCAGCACGAGGGCGGAGTCCCCGTGTTCGCCCGGCCCACCGGACCGGTGCTCCCCGACACCACCCACTGA
- the tal gene encoding transaldolase, whose translation MTERLKALSDAGVSIWLDDLSRERIETGNLAELVTSRSVVGVTTNPTIFASALSKGERYEKQVAELKAQGADVDTTVFAITTTDVRDACDILRPVYDRTDGFDGRVSIEVEPGLARDTDGTVEMAERLWKEIDRPNVMIKIPATREGLPAIAAAIAKGISVNVTLIFSLERYRGVMDAYLYGLEQAAAEGRDLSKIHSVASFFISRVDAEVDGRLAEDSPLRGKAALANAYLAYATYQKVFESDRAQALVAQGAHPQRPLWASTGVKDPAYSDTLYVTELVVDGTVNTMPEKTLEAFADHGEVTGDTVTGRGDEAQRLWDELEAQGITYDEVVEGLETEGLKKFDDSWAELLETVRAELDKA comes from the coding sequence ATGACCGAACGACTGAAGGCTCTCAGCGACGCGGGGGTGTCGATCTGGCTCGACGACCTCTCGCGCGAGCGAATCGAGACCGGAAACCTGGCCGAGCTGGTGACCAGCCGCTCGGTCGTCGGCGTCACCACCAACCCGACGATCTTCGCGTCGGCGCTGTCGAAGGGCGAGCGCTACGAGAAGCAGGTCGCCGAGCTCAAGGCCCAGGGCGCGGACGTGGACACCACGGTCTTCGCGATCACCACGACCGACGTCCGTGACGCGTGCGACATCCTGCGCCCGGTCTACGACCGCACCGACGGGTTCGACGGCCGCGTCTCGATCGAGGTCGAGCCGGGTCTGGCCCGCGACACCGACGGCACGGTCGAGATGGCCGAGCGGCTGTGGAAGGAGATCGACCGTCCGAACGTGATGATCAAGATCCCCGCCACGCGTGAGGGCCTGCCGGCGATCGCCGCGGCCATCGCCAAGGGCATCAGCGTCAACGTGACCCTGATCTTCTCCCTCGAGCGCTACCGCGGCGTCATGGACGCCTACCTCTACGGCCTCGAGCAGGCGGCGGCCGAGGGTCGCGACCTGTCGAAGATCCACTCGGTCGCGTCGTTCTTCATCAGCCGCGTCGACGCGGAGGTCGACGGCCGACTCGCCGAGGACAGCCCGCTGCGCGGCAAGGCGGCCCTCGCGAACGCCTATCTCGCGTACGCGACCTACCAGAAGGTCTTCGAGTCGGACCGCGCCCAGGCGCTGGTGGCGCAGGGCGCCCACCCGCAGCGCCCGCTGTGGGCCTCGACCGGAGTCAAGGACCCGGCCTACTCCGACACGCTCTACGTCACCGAACTGGTCGTGGACGGCACCGTGAACACGATGCCCGAGAAGACACTCGAGGCGTTCGCGGACCACGGTGAGGTCACCGGCGACACGGTCACCGGCCGTGGCGACGAGGCGCAGCGCCTGTGGGACGAGCTCGAGGCCCAGGGCATCACCTACGACGAGGTCGTCGAGGGTCTCGAGACCGAGGGCCTCAAGAAGTTCGACGACTCGTGGGCCGAGTTGCTCGAGACCGTCCGCGCCGAGCTCGACAAGGCCTGA
- a CDS encoding glucose-6-phosphate isomerase, with translation MTYRLRIHVPQDESVDRAVEGLVDERFASRLFDEDGTLWGPEAESEASIRLSWVTLHESSRALVPDIVALRDDLRSRGITRVVLCGMGGSSLAPEVICAAAGVPLDVLDSSNPDMVRSAIRDLESTVVVVSSKSGGTVETDSQRRIFEQAFTDAGLDPSAHLVIVTDPGSPLDEEATAAGYRVFRADPHVGGRYSALTAFGLVPSGIAGADIATLLDQAGELVPELSADETGNPGLRLGTALGVAAQAGVDKVVLYDRDQHGLGDWIEQLVAESTGKEDTGILPVVALTPDDPFSPDEFVVHLGTAEAPGHPWAAGVEASLGAQFLIWEVATAVAGRLLSIDPFDQPDVESAKAAARELLGGEASLPAPDHTGELADIYGSSATTIADAIAELLGRVGEHDYLALQFYLDRWALAGLESLAPSVAGRISRPVTFGWGPRFLHSTGQYHKGGTPRGVFLQVTADPVQDVSVPGRDFTLGQFIVSQAAGDASVLRDKGRPVLRLHLHDVEAGLAAIKDALA, from the coding sequence ATGACGTACCGACTCCGCATCCACGTTCCGCAGGACGAGTCGGTCGACCGGGCCGTCGAGGGACTCGTCGACGAGCGCTTCGCGTCCCGGCTGTTCGACGAGGACGGGACCCTCTGGGGTCCCGAGGCCGAGTCGGAGGCGTCGATCCGGCTGTCCTGGGTGACCCTGCACGAGTCGTCCCGGGCGCTGGTGCCGGACATCGTCGCGCTGCGTGACGACCTGCGGTCGCGAGGGATCACCCGCGTCGTGCTCTGCGGCATGGGCGGGTCGTCGCTCGCGCCCGAGGTCATCTGCGCGGCCGCCGGGGTCCCCCTCGACGTCCTGGACTCCTCGAACCCGGACATGGTGCGATCGGCGATCCGCGACCTGGAGTCCACGGTCGTGGTGGTGTCGAGCAAGTCCGGCGGCACCGTCGAGACCGACAGCCAGCGCCGCATCTTCGAGCAGGCGTTCACCGACGCGGGGCTCGACCCCAGCGCGCACCTGGTGATCGTGACGGACCCGGGCTCGCCGCTGGACGAGGAGGCCACGGCGGCCGGCTACCGGGTCTTCCGGGCCGACCCCCACGTGGGCGGGCGCTACTCGGCGCTCACCGCCTTCGGGCTCGTCCCCAGCGGCATCGCCGGAGCCGACATCGCGACGCTGCTCGACCAGGCCGGCGAGCTCGTCCCCGAGCTCAGCGCCGACGAGACCGGCAACCCGGGCCTGCGCCTGGGCACCGCGCTCGGCGTGGCCGCCCAGGCGGGTGTCGACAAGGTCGTCCTGTACGACCGCGACCAGCACGGCCTGGGCGACTGGATCGAGCAGCTCGTGGCCGAGTCCACCGGCAAGGAGGACACCGGCATCCTGCCGGTCGTCGCCCTGACGCCGGACGATCCCTTCAGCCCCGACGAGTTCGTCGTCCACCTGGGCACCGCCGAGGCTCCCGGACACCCGTGGGCGGCCGGCGTCGAGGCGTCGCTCGGAGCCCAGTTCCTGATCTGGGAGGTCGCCACGGCGGTCGCCGGACGGTTGCTCTCGATCGATCCCTTCGACCAGCCCGACGTCGAGAGCGCCAAGGCCGCGGCCCGCGAGCTGCTGGGCGGCGAGGCCTCGCTCCCCGCGCCCGACCACACCGGCGAGCTGGCGGACATCTACGGCTCGTCGGCGACGACGATCGCCGATGCGATCGCCGAGCTGCTCGGCCGGGTCGGCGAGCACGACTACCTCGCGCTGCAGTTCTACCTCGACCGCTGGGCGCTCGCCGGGCTGGAGTCCCTCGCCCCGTCGGTGGCGGGCCGGATCTCGCGCCCGGTGACGTTCGGCTGGGGACCGCGGTTCCTGCACTCGACCGGCCAGTACCACAAGGGGGGGACGCCCCGAGGCGTCTTCCTGCAGGTGACGGCCGACCCGGTGCAGGACGTGTCCGTGCCGGGCCGGGACTTCACCCTCGGCCAGTTCATCGTGTCGCAGGCCGCCGGCGATGCCAGCGTCCTGCGCGACAAGGGCCGCCCGGTGTTGCGACTGCACCTGCACGACGTCGAGGCGGGACTGGCCGCGATCAAGGACGCACTGGCATGA
- the zwf gene encoding glucose-6-phosphate dehydrogenase encodes MNPNPLRDPRDRRLPRIAGPCSVVMFGVTGDLARKKLIPAIYDLANRGLLPPGFGLVGFARRDWGDGTFATLLKKAAKAGARTEWSETVWKQLAAGIRFVPGQFDDDDAWEELAKTLTKLDERQGTGGNHAFYLSIPPGLFPTVVSKIDQHGLAKPGEGWRRVVVEKPFGHDLESAKELNHLIGNVFDAESVFRIDHYLGKETVQNILALRFANQMFEPVWNANYVDHVQITMAEDIGIGSRAGYYDAIGAARDVIQNHLLQLLALVAMEEPVAFDASSLRAEKQKVLRSVRLPDDLDKHTARAQYVEGWAGGQPVVGYRGEEGIDDSSLTETYAALRLDIHTRRWAGVPFYLRTGKRLGRRVTEVAVVFKKAPHLPFENIDVTELGHNALVMRIQPDEGVTMRFGAKVPGTTMEIRDVNMDFVYGGSFVESSPEAYERLILDVLLGDPPLFPQHREVELSWEILDPVMDHWARKRTIDTYEAGTWGPKSADDMLARDGRVWRRP; translated from the coding sequence ATGAACCCCAACCCCCTGCGCGACCCACGCGACCGGCGGCTGCCGCGGATCGCGGGCCCCTGCTCGGTCGTGATGTTCGGCGTCACCGGCGACCTGGCCCGCAAGAAGCTGATCCCGGCGATCTACGACCTCGCCAACCGCGGCCTGCTGCCCCCGGGCTTCGGCCTCGTCGGCTTCGCCCGGCGCGACTGGGGCGACGGCACGTTCGCCACGCTGCTCAAGAAGGCGGCCAAGGCCGGCGCTCGCACCGAGTGGAGCGAGACCGTCTGGAAGCAGCTCGCCGCCGGCATCCGCTTCGTCCCCGGCCAGTTCGACGACGACGATGCCTGGGAGGAGCTCGCCAAGACGCTCACCAAGCTCGACGAGCGCCAGGGCACCGGGGGCAACCACGCGTTCTACCTGTCGATCCCACCGGGCCTGTTCCCCACCGTCGTGTCCAAGATCGACCAGCACGGCCTGGCCAAGCCCGGCGAGGGCTGGCGGCGCGTCGTCGTCGAGAAGCCCTTCGGTCACGACCTCGAGTCGGCCAAGGAGCTCAACCACCTGATCGGCAACGTCTTCGACGCCGAGTCCGTGTTCCGCATCGACCACTACCTGGGGAAGGAGACGGTCCAGAACATCCTGGCGCTGCGCTTCGCGAACCAGATGTTCGAGCCGGTCTGGAACGCCAACTACGTGGACCACGTGCAGATCACGATGGCCGAGGACATCGGCATCGGCTCCCGCGCGGGCTACTACGACGCGATCGGCGCCGCCCGCGACGTCATCCAGAACCACCTCCTGCAGCTGCTGGCACTCGTGGCGATGGAGGAGCCCGTCGCGTTCGACGCCTCCAGCCTGCGCGCCGAGAAGCAGAAGGTGCTGCGCAGCGTCCGGCTGCCCGACGACCTGGACAAGCACACCGCCCGGGCCCAGTACGTCGAGGGATGGGCCGGCGGCCAGCCCGTCGTCGGGTATCGCGGCGAGGAAGGCATCGACGACAGCTCGCTGACCGAGACCTACGCCGCGCTGCGCCTGGACATCCACACGCGCCGCTGGGCGGGCGTGCCCTTCTATCTGCGCACCGGCAAGCGGCTGGGGCGCCGCGTCACCGAGGTCGCGGTCGTCTTCAAGAAGGCCCCGCACCTGCCGTTCGAGAACATCGACGTCACCGAGCTGGGACACAACGCCCTCGTGATGCGGATCCAGCCCGACGAGGGCGTCACGATGCGCTTCGGCGCGAAGGTCCCCGGCACCACGATGGAGATCCGCGACGTCAACATGGACTTCGTCTACGGCGGCTCGTTCGTCGAGAGCAGTCCCGAGGCCTACGAGCGACTCATCCTCGACGTGCTCCTGGGCGACCCGCCGCTGTTCCCGCAGCACCGCGAGGTCGAGCTCTCCTGGGAGATCCTCGACCCGGTGATGGACCACTGGGCCCGCAAGCGCACGATCGACACCTACGAGGCCGGCACCTGGGGACCGAAGTCGGCCGACGACATGCTGGCCCGAGACGGCCGCGTCTGGAGGCGACCCTGA